In one Leptospiraceae bacterium genomic region, the following are encoded:
- a CDS encoding phage Gp37/Gp68 family protein: protein MSKSKIEWTEDTWNPTTGCNKVSPGCKNCYAETMAFRLRAMGVKGYEDGFDLTLHENRITQPLRKRKPTTYFVNSMSDLFHKNVPFEFLDKVFETIENSEKHRFQILTKRPERMAKYFSIRTIPDNVWLGVSVEDKKHGLPRIDILRELGASIKFLSCEPLLEDLEKINLSGIDWVIVGGESGHRARPMQKEWVENIKMQCERQDVPFFFKQWGQWGSDGIRRNKKENGRKLNGKIFNGVPIGK, encoded by the coding sequence ATGAGCAAATCTAAAATTGAATGGACTGAAGACACATGGAATCCAACAACTGGATGCAATAAAGTTTCTCCGGGATGCAAAAATTGTTATGCGGAAACAATGGCATTTCGTTTAAGAGCAATGGGGGTCAAGGGGTATGAAGATGGTTTTGATTTGACCCTGCATGAAAACCGAATTACACAGCCATTAAGAAAAAGAAAACCTACTACTTACTTTGTAAATTCAATGAGTGATCTATTTCATAAAAATGTTCCTTTTGAATTTTTAGATAAAGTATTCGAAACAATCGAAAATAGCGAGAAGCATAGGTTTCAAATTCTAACCAAACGACCGGAACGGATGGCTAAATATTTCTCGATAAGAACAATTCCGGATAATGTTTGGTTGGGAGTCAGTGTGGAGGATAAAAAACATGGTTTACCAAGAATAGATATTCTCAGGGAACTAGGAGCCTCTATAAAATTTCTATCCTGCGAACCCCTTTTAGAAGATTTGGAAAAGATTAATTTATCCGGTATCGATTGGGTAATTGTTGGTGGCGAATCCGGTCATAGAGCAAGACCCATGCAAAAAGAATGGGTAGAGAATATAAAAATGCAATGTGAAAGACAGGATGTTCCGTTCTTCTTTAAACAATGGGGACAATGGGGAAGTGATGGAATCCGCAGAAATAAAAAAGAAAACGGCAGAAAACTAAACGGAAAAATATTCAATGGAGTACCAATTGGAAAGTAG
- the tcmP gene encoding three-Cys-motif partner protein TcmP — protein sequence MESRSFTWKGWEKGSITELKEHSKAKLDILRDYIQDYLEIIIGHSTGGSETTFYFIDGFAGGGQYDGGELGSPFVFLQAIKETEFKLNQNRNKKIKIKYKLFCIEKDKNHFDALNFTFESSEYKSELQKNVFLCKGTFTNNIPSIIQIIKKNHPRGGGNTFLFLDQCGYAKVPVDILKGISVDLNNKVEFLINFNVYSFITYMEDGKLTNKRIENLGLENYVDPKVITHNKMNEGKFWRHNVEKIIGNALKSAIGLDYFSPFYIFTTKHNQQGYWLIHIACHERARSAMMDVYWKYGTNMRHFGSNGLNIFERRYSDNESNYIEGLDFVETNKIDTIEKIKEDLIHNKFAKGVFKPRSVQDLYSEICNNTIANREILGKALQGLYEERFIEITGKSGGRKRSNQVKPEHIIHINQPSLFEYKDFYNH from the coding sequence TTGGAAAGTAGAAGTTTTACATGGAAAGGTTGGGAGAAAGGAAGTATTACTGAGCTCAAAGAGCATAGCAAAGCTAAATTAGATATTTTAAGAGATTACATTCAGGATTATCTTGAAATCATTATAGGTCATAGTACTGGAGGAAGCGAAACTACTTTTTACTTTATTGATGGTTTTGCAGGTGGAGGACAATATGACGGTGGTGAGTTAGGCTCTCCATTTGTTTTTTTACAAGCAATAAAAGAAACCGAATTCAAGTTAAATCAAAATAGAAACAAAAAGATAAAAATAAAATATAAGCTTTTTTGCATAGAAAAAGATAAAAATCATTTTGATGCATTAAACTTTACTTTTGAAAGCTCTGAATATAAATCAGAGTTACAAAAAAATGTCTTTTTATGTAAGGGAACTTTTACAAACAATATACCTTCAATCATTCAAATTATAAAAAAAAATCATCCAAGAGGTGGAGGAAACACTTTTTTATTCTTAGACCAATGTGGATATGCTAAAGTTCCTGTAGATATTTTAAAAGGCATCTCAGTTGACTTAAATAACAAAGTCGAATTTTTAATTAATTTTAATGTGTATTCTTTCATAACTTATATGGAAGATGGTAAGCTAACAAACAAAAGAATCGAAAATCTCGGTCTTGAGAATTATGTTGATCCAAAAGTAATTACTCATAATAAGATGAACGAAGGAAAGTTCTGGAGACACAATGTCGAAAAAATTATTGGCAATGCTTTAAAATCAGCTATAGGCTTAGATTATTTTTCTCCTTTTTATATTTTCACAACAAAACATAATCAACAGGGATATTGGTTGATTCATATTGCCTGTCACGAAAGAGCAAGATCAGCAATGATGGATGTTTATTGGAAATATGGAACTAACATGAGGCATTTTGGAAGTAATGGATTGAATATTTTTGAACGAAGATATTCAGACAATGAATCGAATTATATTGAGGGACTTGATTTTGTTGAAACTAATAAAATAGATACGATAGAAAAGATTAAAGAAGATTTAATCCACAATAAATTTGCAAAAGGAGTATTTAAACCGAGAAGTGTACAAGATTTATATTCTGAAATTTGTAATAATACAATTGCAAATCGTGAAATTCTTGGAAAAGCCTTACAGGGTTTATATGAGGAAAGATTTATTGAAATTACCGGAAAAAGTGGTGGAAGAAAAAGAAGTAACCAGGTAAAGCCGGAACATATTATTCATATTAATCAACCTTCCTTATTTGAGTATAAAGATTTTTATAACCATTAA
- a CDS encoding GxxExxY protein: protein MNLKYSDLTGNIIGAAMEVHSYLGSGFQEVIYQRALSYEMQLRKIPHRREVEMEIFYKEKNVGTRRVDFLVYDKISVEIKAVSQMEPAHMTQAINYLEAYNLEIGLLINFGETKLKFHRVENRKLS from the coding sequence ATGAATTTAAAATATTCTGATTTAACAGGAAATATTATTGGGGCTGCTATGGAAGTGCATTCGTATTTAGGTAGCGGTTTTCAAGAAGTAATTTACCAGAGAGCATTATCTTATGAAATGCAACTTCGTAAAATACCTCATCGACGAGAAGTGGAAATGGAAATTTTTTATAAAGAAAAAAACGTGGGAACAAGAAGAGTCGATTTTTTAGTCTATGATAAAATTAGTGTGGAAATAAAAGCAGTGAGTCAAATGGAACCAGCCCATATGACACAGGCGATTAATTATTTGGAAGCATATAATTTAGAAATTGGACTTCTTATTAATTTTGGAGAAACAAAATTAAAATTTCACAGGGTAGAAAATAGGAAACTGTCTTGA
- a CDS encoding pentapeptide repeat-containing protein, which yields MGIEEEQKDKFKFDNSTWNEWKEKMGNKCINIHDIELPYAKGPTDIPVFDKCNFTNMNFNNISIRDAEFYKCDFTGSTMHYAEFIYVTFSSCNFSKVSLRASNIPSTTFEKCFFIDSDLAHSNAEETSFTGSLILNSNLEKLNLTSSEIRNCKIKNCKINKIGISDISVINSMQQNLLIEDNNKLSLYTDDLEFSQFLNMNIKNDKFNSLINRDVSRYILYIYHISSDKAFVRNMKKRFKNKNFIPIALELKSAALNNIDEVLLGLLSVVKYVVIDKACISEGIISFINTLEYYEYSPIQLKDEYSYIMYKYKK from the coding sequence ATGGGAATCGAGGAAGAACAAAAAGACAAATTCAAATTTGATAATTCAACCTGGAACGAGTGGAAAGAAAAAATGGGAAATAAATGTATCAATATACATGACATTGAGCTTCCTTATGCAAAAGGTCCAACTGACATACCTGTTTTTGATAAATGTAATTTCACTAATATGAATTTTAATAATATTTCCATTCGAGATGCTGAATTTTATAAATGCGATTTTACCGGTTCGACTATGCACTATGCAGAGTTTATATATGTAACTTTTAGCTCATGCAATTTTTCCAAAGTAAGTTTACGTGCAAGTAATATTCCATCTACAACATTTGAGAAATGTTTCTTTATTGATTCAGATCTGGCTCATTCGAATGCCGAGGAAACAAGCTTCACCGGTAGCCTTATTCTTAACTCGAATTTGGAAAAACTAAATTTAACTTCAAGTGAAATCAGGAATTGTAAAATAAAGAATTGTAAAATTAATAAGATTGGAATCTCGGACATAAGTGTTATAAATTCAATGCAACAAAATCTATTAATAGAGGACAATAATAAATTATCTCTATATACCGATGATCTGGAATTTTCACAATTTTTAAATATGAACATAAAAAATGATAAATTTAATAGCTTAATTAATCGTGATGTTTCAAGGTATATTTTATATATTTATCATATATCGTCAGATAAGGCGTTTGTAAGGAATATGAAAAAGAGATTTAAAAATAAAAATTTCATTCCTATTGCTCTTGAATTGAAATCAGCAGCTTTAAATAATATTGATGAAGTTTTATTAGGTCTCCTTTCGGTAGTAAAATATGTAGTAATAGATAAGGCCTGTATTTCAGAAGGAATTATATCATTTATTAATACATTAGAATATTATGAATATTCTCCGATTCAATTAAAAGATGAATATAGTTACATTATGTATAAGTATAAAAAATGA
- a CDS encoding SpoIIE family protein phosphatase, protein MKLFSNQKTKHLLLKIKLPNLNLKDPVLYLQTVYQNFEIYYSKNKLYQFGVVGGEYWGSPIHLIEFPKNEDRYFYMRISSDISRVGIKEDIVFGEGKDLILYILKKDIERFVSGILYIFIGMFSSILYFRRKLKEYLAFGLLALCIGFFYISSRATGIQQLLIYSAFNWMYIAVVSLNSIPVFVFWLLYILVQNTKKLILLLLRIHIIFDIYIILMLFFFPPYQNLIYFYILSSASIFIGFLCLSYETTKKNMEARILLIALGINFLAGIHDIMRNFSLLPYDLVIGSKAFFIFIMSIVYLLEKRFSETHKKLELYSRELEYAKNTLEEKVENRTRKLKDSYEEIKQLKYAQDGDYFLTSLIIKPLAKLNINSKRVKVSFFTRQKKQFEFNRKSHRIGGDISIADEIELGGKKFIVFVNGDAMGKSLQGAGGALVFGSVFRSIITQTKSLNTTNISPKSWLIDAVSKLQTIFESFDCSMLISIGFGLIEEKSGMVYYLNAEHPWTVLYRDGKAGYIEDENTTSLKIGFPSSFMQGEVYYIQTLQLKKSDILILGSDGRDDIDESYGREYRINSDPLLFLKAVEEGRGELKYIYKSIVSRGSLVDDISLIKIKYL, encoded by the coding sequence GTGAAACTATTCTCAAACCAAAAAACGAAGCACCTCCTATTAAAGATTAAACTTCCGAACCTGAATCTAAAAGACCCGGTTTTATACCTGCAAACTGTATATCAAAACTTTGAAATTTATTATTCCAAAAACAAGCTCTACCAATTCGGAGTTGTAGGAGGAGAGTATTGGGGCTCTCCCATACATCTGATTGAATTTCCTAAAAACGAAGATAGATATTTTTATATGAGAATTTCCTCGGATATTTCCAGGGTAGGCATCAAGGAAGATATAGTATTTGGAGAAGGGAAAGATCTGATTTTGTATATACTCAAGAAAGATATCGAACGCTTTGTTTCCGGTATATTATACATTTTTATTGGTATGTTCTCTTCCATTCTGTATTTTCGTAGGAAGTTAAAGGAATACCTGGCCTTCGGTCTACTGGCACTCTGTATTGGCTTTTTTTATATTTCCAGTAGAGCCACCGGTATTCAACAGCTCCTAATTTACTCAGCTTTTAACTGGATGTATATAGCAGTTGTGAGTTTGAATAGTATTCCGGTTTTTGTTTTCTGGTTATTATATATACTGGTTCAAAATACAAAGAAACTAATCCTTTTATTATTGAGAATTCATATTATATTTGATATTTATATAATTCTAATGCTCTTCTTTTTTCCTCCCTATCAAAATCTTATATACTTCTATATTCTTTCCTCTGCAAGCATTTTTATTGGCTTTTTATGTCTGAGCTATGAAACGACAAAAAAGAACATGGAAGCAAGAATTCTCCTTATTGCTTTAGGAATTAATTTCCTTGCCGGCATTCATGACATTATGCGCAATTTCTCTCTTCTTCCTTACGACCTGGTAATTGGCTCAAAAGCCTTCTTCATATTCATCATGAGTATTGTTTATCTTCTGGAAAAACGTTTTTCGGAAACCCATAAGAAACTAGAATTATACTCCAGAGAGTTGGAATATGCAAAAAATACTCTTGAAGAGAAAGTGGAAAATCGAACCCGAAAGCTCAAAGATAGTTATGAAGAGATTAAGCAATTAAAATATGCTCAGGATGGAGACTATTTTTTAACTTCCCTTATCATCAAACCACTTGCAAAATTAAATATCAATAGTAAGAGAGTAAAAGTTTCTTTTTTCACCAGGCAAAAAAAACAGTTTGAATTTAATAGAAAATCACATAGAATCGGAGGTGACATTTCTATTGCCGATGAAATTGAACTGGGTGGCAAGAAATTTATTGTTTTTGTAAATGGAGATGCCATGGGAAAATCCTTACAGGGAGCCGGGGGAGCACTGGTTTTTGGTTCTGTTTTTCGTTCGATTATAACTCAAACAAAAAGTTTAAACACAACAAATATTTCGCCTAAATCCTGGTTAATTGATGCTGTAAGTAAATTACAAACTATCTTTGAGAGTTTTGATTGTTCAATGTTGATTTCTATCGGCTTTGGTCTTATTGAGGAAAAATCCGGTATGGTTTATTATTTGAATGCAGAACATCCCTGGACAGTTTTATATCGGGACGGAAAAGCGGGCTATATTGAGGATGAAAATACCACATCATTAAAAATTGGTTTTCCTTCGAGCTTTATGCAGGGAGAAGTCTATTATATACAAACTCTACAATTAAAAAAATCGGATATTCTTATATTAGGTTCAGATGGAAGAGATGATATAGATGAGTCTTATGGGAGAGAATACAGGATAAATAGTGACCCTCTTTTGTTTCTCAAAGCAGTGGAAGAAGGGAGAGGAGAATTGAAATATATTTATAAATCCATCGTGAGTAGGGGAAGCCTGGTCGATGATATTTCCCTTATCAAAATAAAATATTTATAA
- a CDS encoding RecQ family ATP-dependent DNA helicase has protein sequence MQAELIYSQLGKLFGFQEFRNSQKEIIQHILSGQHTLALMPTGMGKSLCYQLPASMFPGLSLVISPLISLMKDQVDKIKATGMSATYINSSLSKMEREARYKALSRGEYKIVLVAPERFAKPEFLKALDNSPVSFLCIDEAHCISQWGHDFRPYYKKIQEFRKLLKDPVVLALTATATTEVQKDIIKQIGLQENEIQIFNEGVCRPNLYLSVEEPIDETEKFEKIYKKLKEEKGSKIVYFSLIQNLEKFAYFLDLKKIPYLSYHGKLSASQRKRNQNTFMKENNCIILATNAFGMGIDKPDIRYILHAEIPDSPEAYYQEIGRAGRDGKPSECILYYLESDLGVQLEFLNWKNPKPAFIKKAYHLLKKNQEHLYALSYEDLQEKLVHKNKGDHRLQTVLKLFDYYGISEGSIELKNFTLVNDLSSELLSEERIQEKMLYEKKRLYEILQYIKKGSCRRAFLHNYFSAPFSGCDHCDVCLRA, from the coding sequence ATGCAAGCGGAACTTATCTATTCTCAATTAGGGAAATTATTTGGCTTTCAAGAATTTCGTAATTCCCAAAAAGAAATTATCCAACATATCCTTTCCGGACAACATACCCTCGCACTTATGCCTACCGGCATGGGAAAATCTCTCTGTTACCAGCTTCCTGCAAGCATGTTTCCGGGTCTCAGCCTTGTCATAAGTCCGCTTATTTCCTTAATGAAGGACCAGGTAGATAAAATAAAAGCTACAGGCATGTCTGCCACCTATATCAATTCCTCTCTTAGTAAAATGGAAAGGGAAGCGAGATATAAAGCTTTAAGTCGGGGTGAATACAAAATTGTTCTTGTAGCTCCGGAACGTTTTGCTAAACCTGAATTTCTTAAAGCATTAGACAATTCTCCTGTTTCTTTCTTGTGTATAGATGAAGCCCATTGTATCAGCCAGTGGGGGCACGATTTTCGACCTTACTATAAGAAGATACAGGAATTTCGAAAACTATTGAAAGACCCTGTAGTTCTGGCTCTTACAGCAACAGCAACTACCGAAGTTCAGAAAGATATTATTAAACAAATAGGATTACAGGAAAATGAAATTCAAATTTTTAATGAAGGGGTTTGTAGGCCAAATCTTTATCTTTCAGTAGAAGAGCCGATTGATGAAACAGAGAAGTTTGAAAAAATCTATAAAAAATTAAAGGAAGAAAAAGGAAGTAAGATTGTTTATTTCAGCCTGATACAAAATTTAGAAAAGTTTGCTTATTTTTTGGATCTAAAAAAAATACCTTACCTTAGTTATCACGGAAAACTCTCAGCTTCACAAAGAAAACGTAATCAAAATACTTTCATGAAAGAAAATAACTGCATTATTCTTGCAACCAATGCTTTTGGAATGGGAATAGACAAGCCGGACATACGCTATATTTTGCACGCAGAAATCCCGGATTCACCGGAAGCCTATTATCAGGAAATAGGCAGGGCCGGTAGAGACGGAAAACCTTCCGAGTGTATTCTATACTACTTAGAATCGGATCTGGGAGTTCAATTAGAATTTTTAAATTGGAAAAATCCAAAACCCGCGTTTATAAAGAAAGCCTACCATTTATTAAAAAAGAATCAGGAACATTTATATGCTTTGTCTTACGAGGACTTACAGGAAAAACTTGTACATAAGAATAAAGGAGATCACAGACTGCAAACAGTATTAAAGCTGTTTGACTATTACGGAATCAGTGAAGGAAGTATAGAATTAAAAAATTTTACACTTGTAAATGATTTAAGTTCTGAGCTTTTATCTGAGGAAAGAATTCAGGAAAAAATGTTATATGAGAAAAAAAGGTTATACGAAATTCTTCAGTATATAAAAAAAGGAAGTTGTCGCAGGGCATTCTTACACAATTACTTTTCAGCTCCTTTTTCGGGCTGCGATCATTGCGATGTCTGTCTCAGGGCTTAA
- the trxA gene encoding thioredoxin has protein sequence MALAEINDSTFKSETSSGLVLVDCWAEWCGPCRMVAPVLADLSKEYEGKVSIKKLNVDDNQTTAQKLGIQSIPTLLLYKDGKLVDKLIGALPKPQLKSFIEKHLI, from the coding sequence ATGGCATTAGCCGAGATTAATGATTCAACTTTCAAATCCGAAACTTCTTCCGGTCTGGTACTTGTAGACTGCTGGGCTGAATGGTGTGGACCCTGCAGGATGGTAGCCCCGGTTCTGGCCGATTTATCCAAAGAATACGAAGGCAAAGTGAGTATTAAAAAACTCAATGTCGATGATAACCAGACAACGGCTCAAAAACTGGGAATTCAATCTATCCCGACCCTTCTTCTTTATAAAGATGGGAAACTGGTAGATAAGTTAATCGGTGCTTTACCCAAGCCTCAGTTAAAATCGTTTATTGAAAAACACCTGATATAA
- a CDS encoding cAMP/cGMP-dependent 3',5'-cyclic-AMP/GMP phosphodiesterase: MKTTSSKQYIELPRGGYLVDTSIGYIQFGSPPETIKDTMRMEKSTPCVFVLPGKFFHVDKGISIAELEFPLYFNFYIRNKKTRIVCTEKQKKQLIVVLQESVFGPEHVNLSSEFIHGENTFGYPDMKAEMNHFAGNKKIEDLVEFHLFKNGKVELDSVVIERTKSGDFLLQDGESSVQIPGEVGFNIKYAIGQRLSEPFQAPLLGVTCLGPSHGFDPDDNTSGFIIWLNHKGIMVDPPVNSTEWLRESNVNPRLINHVILTHCHADHDAGTLQKILEESKVTIHTTTTILESFLRKYCSLTDIPRKELVNLFEFQPAIIGKPSYINGAQFNFFYALHSIPALGFEFFFQDQSFIYSSDHKNDPETFEDLYQKKILPESRYRFLKNFPWHRRIIYHEAGVPPLHTKISYLASLPEEIQKKITVYHISKKDMPENSKMTLAKFGMENTFYPETTPPRYIEAYNLLDIMSQIDIFADFSVEKAKEFLLIANEETYPKGTRIIEKGTFGDKFYIIVSGQVSFLKRNNETEGSPIKRSGTYEYFGEASLLLDIPRSSDVFAETDVLALTIQKDQFLQFIRDSDLLQNLKRLHDIRESNSWEVFSKSRHFQSITSYQFTQLELVLNLQSFRAGEYLIRESEVPRAMFILRSGKVEINRHDKKIGELGVGDIIGEIYIISNGLPSHYSFKSLEPIEVYCIHKEDLIHYIKKNPGVYMRLSAIYS; encoded by the coding sequence GTGAAGACTACGAGCTCGAAACAGTATATTGAATTACCCAGAGGTGGATATCTGGTGGATACCAGTATAGGTTATATTCAATTTGGTTCTCCTCCCGAAACAATCAAAGACACCATGCGCATGGAAAAAAGCACTCCCTGTGTATTTGTTCTTCCCGGAAAATTTTTCCATGTAGATAAAGGAATTAGTATAGCAGAACTGGAATTTCCCCTTTATTTTAATTTTTATATACGAAATAAAAAAACCCGGATAGTCTGCACCGAAAAACAGAAGAAACAGCTAATCGTTGTTTTACAGGAGTCTGTTTTCGGTCCGGAACACGTAAATTTAAGTTCTGAGTTTATCCACGGGGAAAATACTTTCGGTTATCCCGACATGAAAGCGGAAATGAATCATTTTGCCGGGAATAAAAAAATAGAGGATCTGGTAGAATTTCACCTGTTTAAAAATGGAAAAGTGGAGCTGGATTCGGTTGTTATCGAAAGAACTAAAAGCGGGGATTTCCTTCTGCAGGATGGAGAAAGTTCCGTACAGATTCCGGGTGAAGTAGGTTTCAATATAAAATATGCTATCGGTCAGAGACTCAGTGAACCCTTTCAGGCCCCTCTGCTTGGAGTTACCTGTCTCGGCCCATCGCACGGCTTTGATCCGGATGATAACACTTCGGGCTTTATTATCTGGTTAAACCATAAAGGGATTATGGTAGATCCACCGGTCAATAGTACCGAATGGCTACGGGAATCCAATGTAAATCCAAGGCTTATTAACCACGTAATTCTGACGCATTGTCACGCAGACCATGATGCCGGAACTTTGCAAAAAATTCTCGAAGAGTCCAAGGTAACGATTCATACCACCACTACGATTCTCGAAAGCTTTCTGCGTAAATACTGTAGCCTGACCGATATTCCTCGAAAAGAATTAGTGAACCTATTCGAATTCCAGCCTGCGATTATAGGAAAGCCCTCTTATATCAACGGGGCCCAGTTTAACTTTTTTTATGCCCTGCATTCGATTCCGGCTCTCGGATTCGAGTTTTTCTTTCAGGATCAGTCTTTTATTTATTCTTCAGACCATAAAAACGACCCGGAAACTTTTGAAGATCTTTATCAGAAGAAGATTCTTCCGGAAAGCAGATACCGTTTTTTAAAAAATTTTCCCTGGCACAGGCGGATTATCTATCACGAAGCCGGTGTTCCTCCCCTGCACACCAAAATTAGCTATCTCGCTTCTTTACCGGAAGAAATACAAAAGAAGATAACGGTTTATCATATCTCAAAAAAGGATATGCCGGAAAATTCCAAAATGACTCTCGCAAAATTCGGGATGGAAAATACCTTTTACCCGGAGACTACCCCTCCCCGGTATATTGAGGCATACAACCTCCTGGATATTATGAGCCAAATAGATATTTTCGCTGATTTTTCCGTAGAGAAAGCCAAGGAATTTTTATTAATTGCGAACGAAGAAACCTATCCCAAGGGAACGAGAATTATCGAAAAAGGCACCTTCGGAGATAAATTTTACATTATTGTTTCCGGACAGGTAAGTTTCTTAAAACGGAACAACGAAACAGAAGGCTCTCCTATCAAGCGTTCCGGTACCTATGAATACTTCGGAGAAGCCTCACTTCTTCTGGATATCCCGAGATCCTCGGACGTTTTTGCAGAAACAGATGTACTCGCTCTAACGATTCAGAAAGACCAATTTTTACAATTCATCCGGGATTCGGATTTACTTCAGAATTTAAAACGTCTGCATGACATCCGAGAAAGTAATTCCTGGGAAGTTTTCAGTAAATCGAGGCATTTTCAATCCATAACCAGCTATCAGTTTACCCAGTTAGAACTGGTTCTAAACTTACAATCCTTTCGTGCCGGGGAATATTTAATCCGGGAAAGTGAAGTACCCAGAGCTATGTTTATCCTTCGCAGTGGAAAGGTTGAAATTAATCGGCACGATAAAAAAATTGGAGAACTGGGAGTTGGTGACATCATTGGAGAGATTTATATTATTTCAAATGGTCTTCCTTCCCATTATAGTTTTAAAAGTCTCGAGCCAATCGAAGTATACTGTATTCACAAAGAAGATCTCATTCATTATATTAAAAAGAATCCGGGCGTATACATGAGATTAAGCGCCATTTATTCATAG
- a CDS encoding acyl-CoA dehydrogenase family protein yields MKRTLPFTDEHEEFRTSVRRFFESEVKPHHEAWEKEGIVPREIWLKAGRNGLLCPDVPEEYGGAGADFLYNLIIIEESTRVGNTGFFVSLHNDIIAPYIVEYGDEEQKQRWLPGCVSGEKILAIAMTEPDAGSDLKSIRTTAEDKGDYFLVNGSKTFISNGQLADYVITAVKTGDSSMSLLMIEEGMEGFVRGRRLDKIGLKAQDTSELHFENVKVPKNNLLGKKGQGFRYLMNKLAKERLSLAIAAVEASYTVQNMTLQYLRERKAFGQKLGSFQHIRFRMAEMATEVEVARAFCDNAVAALMEGSLSAAEASMAKYYTTEMQKRHTDDCLQFFGGYGYMMEYPIARAYLDARIQTIYAGTTEIMKEIISRSLGI; encoded by the coding sequence TTGAAAAGAACACTTCCATTTACTGATGAGCATGAAGAATTCAGAACCTCCGTGCGTAGATTTTTTGAATCTGAAGTAAAACCGCATCATGAAGCCTGGGAAAAAGAGGGAATTGTGCCGAGAGAGATCTGGTTAAAAGCCGGAAGAAATGGTCTTCTTTGTCCGGATGTTCCGGAAGAATACGGTGGAGCGGGTGCCGATTTCCTTTATAATCTTATTATTATCGAAGAATCCACAAGAGTAGGAAACACGGGCTTTTTCGTTTCCCTGCATAATGACATTATTGCTCCCTATATCGTGGAATACGGGGATGAAGAACAAAAACAGCGCTGGTTACCCGGTTGTGTCAGCGGAGAAAAAATTCTCGCGATTGCTATGACAGAACCGGATGCAGGTTCCGATCTAAAATCTATCCGCACAACCGCGGAGGACAAAGGAGATTATTTCCTGGTGAATGGTTCGAAAACCTTTATCAGTAACGGCCAGCTTGCAGACTATGTTATAACGGCAGTTAAAACCGGCGATAGTTCCATGAGTCTATTGATGATCGAAGAGGGAATGGAAGGTTTTGTAAGGGGCAGAAGACTCGATAAAATTGGCTTAAAGGCCCAGGACACTTCCGAGCTTCACTTTGAAAATGTAAAGGTTCCTAAAAATAATCTCCTCGGAAAAAAAGGTCAGGGTTTTCGTTACCTGATGAACAAACTCGCCAAGGAAAGACTTTCTCTTGCGATTGCTGCGGTAGAAGCGTCCTATACCGTTCAAAATATGACCCTGCAATACTTAAGAGAAAGAAAAGCTTTCGGTCAGAAATTAGGAAGTTTTCAACATATTCGTTTTCGGATGGCGGAAATGGCTACCGAGGTAGAAGTGGCCAGGGCGTTTTGCGACAATGCTGTGGCAGCCTTAATGGAAGGTTCTTTAAGTGCAGCTGAGGCTTCTATGGCAAAGTATTATACGACAGAAATGCAAAAACGTCATACCGATGATTGCCTGCAATTTTTCGGTGGTTACGGTTATATGATGGAATATCCGATAGCAAGAGCCTATTTAGATGCAAGAATACAAACCATATATGCGGGAACTACCGAAATCATGAAAGAAATCATCAGCAGAAGTCTCGGAATTTAA
- a CDS encoding STAS domain-containing protein codes for MKIKVIQKNNVNIIRLEGPIKAGNEFELGEEVEKHIKEGEAPKFIIDMKKVPFVNSAGLGAFLNIFKHVDNLKGRMVFANLNGDIENLMEITKLTSVFEIFKTADEALESFDF; via the coding sequence ATGAAAATTAAAGTAATACAAAAAAACAATGTAAACATCATTCGACTGGAAGGCCCTATCAAGGCCGGTAACGAGTTTGAGCTTGGAGAAGAAGTAGAAAAGCATATCAAAGAGGGTGAAGCACCCAAGTTTATTATTGATATGAAAAAAGTTCCTTTTGTGAATTCAGCAGGACTCGGAGCGTTTTTAAATATTTTTAAGCATGTGGACAACCTGAAGGGTCGAATGGTATTTGCGAACCTGAATGGAGACATTGAAAATTTAATGGAGATTACAAAGTTAACCAGTGTATTTGAAATATTCAAAACAGCAGATGAAGCACTGGAGTCCTTTGATTTTTAG